In the Oncorhynchus keta strain PuntledgeMale-10-30-2019 chromosome 16, Oket_V2, whole genome shotgun sequence genome, ATGTGACATTCCTCCTCCAGACCTGATTGGGTGTTAGAAGGCTCCATTACAGCTGCTTCCCTTTGTCACGTTTCCTGTTAGGACCGGCCTGAATCCCAGACGATAAATCTTCCTGAGTTAAAGAGTTACAACGGTCAACAGAATCATCTTAAATGGGATTTTCTTACATTTGCTTGTCTTTATTAATATTGCAGGTCTTCCGGTGTGACCATGCTGAATAAGAGGTTAGACACCACAGTGTATTTCACAACAGGAGGATTTCAAACCAAACCAAATAGAAGGGATGTTATATCCTCTAAATAATCACACTCTCTATCCACCACATCTACATGTGTACTACATTTAGTGTGTATACTTTGTGTTTTTTTACATGAGCTTTATACATTAGGTGAAGTAGTCAAATCAAGGGCAGGTATTTATGACATAAGCTACTGAAAGAATGTTCATGCTAGTGTTGAAGAGCAGCATGATTGAAGTTGGGCTGAATGCTGCACCTGTTGAGGCAGGTCTGAGGGTGTTGGGGCTGGGTCTTGTTCTGCCCATGTTGAGGCTGGGCCTGGTTCTTCCCATGTTGAGGCTGGGCTGGGTGTGTTGATGTTGGGCCAAGTGCTACCCCTTTCGAGGCAGGTGTGTGAGTGTTGAGGCTGGGCAGGGGGTTTTGAGACTGGGCCTGGTACTACCCCTGTTGAGACAGGTCTGAGGGTGTTGGGGCTGGTCCAGGTGCTGCCCCTGTTTAGGCTGGGGCTGATGCTGGTGGCCCTGTTAGGCCCTGTGTGCTGGGGCCTCCCGCTCTATTGCCCTGTAGGGTGAAAGGAACCGTTTACATAAATAGCAACACAAGAATATAGATGGTGAGAGTAAGCAGTACCTGAACATATAGAAGAGCATGTAGGCACTCCGGGCTCTGGTCCTCAGCACAGTGGCTTCATTGGACATTGACACCTGGCTGTCGTTACAGCAGAACCAGTTTCCACTGGCATGCAATATGTCACTAATGTAGTGCCCTGTGGAACAAGGAAGACAGACTAGAGGTCAAAGATCAGGCTATTGTGGGTAATAGAGTGTTTTGTAACAGTTAAACAGTTCATTTGGGAGGTATTTTATCTGTTACATGtgtcaagttttgaaatcagagATAAACAAATACACATGGCATTAAATTAGAATGCCTCTCCATTCCTTTGAATTAAATTGAGCAAACTCTAAACATATTGCAGTGCTTGTTGGGATGACACTTCTCTCTGAAGCTTGCAGCCTTGCTGGCTTGGCCGAAATGGCTGTTGGAGGGTCAAATCCCCTACCCCAGGAATCCCCAAACATATTTTTATTTGCAGTTTTCTGACCAAATTAGACATGCCTCGATTCCTTTGAATTAAATTGATAGCAAACTCTAAACATATTGCAGTGCTTGTTGGGATGACACTTCTCTCTGAAGCTTGCAGCCTTGCTGGCTTGGCCGAAATGGCTTTTATCCCCTACCCCAGGAATCCCCAAATGGCGGCCCGCGGACAAATTTGGcaatgtaaaaacaccagcaaatcagctccaagtgattttcattttggaaatctgttacAAAGTGTTCCCTATATGTGGTTGTACAGCTTTGGGATGCAGTTGTAATTTTGTTCCACACCCCTTCCCATCTGGCTAGAAAAAAACTGGACccgctgaatctagttgatgatccctggcctTCACCCTCGAAATGTTCATGCTTTGGGATGCTTGTTGGCAGAGGCACACGTGAACATGCTAATTGAATCCAAGGAGAAGGGAGTGATTTGGAATTCAGCTGATGTCATATGTATTGTGcatctgcatgtgtgtgtttgatggtATTTACTTACCGGAGTTTGCGGAGCCTCCCAAATGAGAGACTACGCCAGTCAGCTGGTAGTAACCATTCACTGACTGTACTGGCTTCTGCTTCTGTAAGAAAACACATGTGATCATAGGATTCTCATTTCCTCTACAGTCCACCACactgtctacagtctactacagtactAGTCTACTACAGGTCTACTACATCATGTACTCCTCATAACTatctcagtgttctgtcataacTTATTTTTCACTggcttcactctctctctctcttctcaccactGAGGCTGTCAGCAACACTTTCCCTAGTTCCTGCTCCTTTGAATCTGAGGGGTCAAATATACATATCAAGAGCTGTGAAAACGTGGTCACTTGTCTGAATTGCTCTGGACTAAAACAGCTCCCATACATCACTAAAGATATCTGAGAAATATTTTAAATTGCAGCTTCCAGCTTCTGTGTCAGCAGGACCGTTTTGGGAGTGGGTGGTTTGTGTGGTGTTGGAGCAAGAATAGTATTATGGTGCCATGACCTACATGAACAGCAGAGGGCGCTGTCTTTGGCCACTCCAGGTGGGCTGGAGACTTGGCTGGCGAGGGTCTGGGGGATGGACCCCTGGATGCTGGGGGCCTGGTTGGTGAGGGCCTGTGGGCTGGCACTGTGCAGGTGTGGCACCATGTCCCCACAGAGGGTGGAGAGCCTCAGCTCCGAAGGAAACAAAAGAGGAGCCTCCAGCTTCTCCAACCCCCCAGGTCCTCCAAACCTCTTCAGATGCAGAACCAGCACACTGcccagaaacagagaggaagagagatgaacagaCAGACAATGAAACCAGTCAACAAAATAACAGATGAGTGAAATTTGTTTGGTGGTGCTCAGCTCTAAGTCCTACAACCTGCTCAGGAAGGTAACTACTCCTAAAGGCTCAGGACATTAAACACTGCTAGTACTATGAGAGGTTATAAAGGGACAActcacagaggcagtgtgtggAACTGCTCCACCTTTGAGGCGTGGAGGCCTTTACAGCCCTCACATGTGAATTCAACCTGTTCACTCTGGTTAGAAACAAAAGCATTACATAATGAATGATACCACTACAATAATAAGATAGCGTATTCTGAGGCAGTGGGCAGCTTGCCCTGGGTGTTAGTCTCTACATGCAGGGCTGAGCCCTAAGTGCTGACTTTGAAAGTGAGTGCTAGGCTGTTCAGCAAGGTGCGCTCAGGGCTGAAGTCCAATGAGAGGTGGTTGTAGTCCTCTCTGGTAGACGACTCGCGCCCACAGCTTCAGaagcaggagaaagagaagaaaaatgCATCAAGTCTGTTTCTGTTTCAGGTCTCTACAATGTTTCTGTTCTGCCATGTGTTTTGTAAtattaatatatactgtatatatatatatatatacatatagaaaGATCATGTTCTCAGTAGATACATTACACCCAATGGGAGCTCTTACCTGGTACATGTGCGCACCGACACAAGCTGGAACTCCAGCTGGGAAACAGGGCAGGTATAGTTCATCCCGAGTGTCTTCAGAATCATGCCCTCCTCCTTCAGCTGGCACAGCATATTGACGAGTAACTCATGTGCGTCCtatgatgaggaagagacagaaacacaccaaGATAAAAGCAAATGATTAAGATAAAATGAACCCTTGCAAGAAGAGCACTCGTACACAAGAGAGTAGTGCCTCAGTTACCTGTTGCGTGTCCCCCAGATACTTCAAATCGTATCCCGACAAGGAGTACTTGACCTTCCACATGAGGTCTGCTTTTGAGGCCTGGTTTGCCACACTGTCAGGTAAACCCGAACGGTGCACATCAGACAGACTCCTGTAGGGGAGACAGAGAGTAAGTTAGCAGCTGACTGGATGGTGTCAACCTACTGGATAATGCCTGAAGAGGCAGATGAGTAAATACAAATATGTTTTATCTAGTGGCACCCCATCATTAGAATTTTTTCATTCGATTTGATGCAATTTCACCTTTGAGGATGGACAATGAAGCcaaacaacaaaaatgtgttgTTTATTCTCATAAGATATTTGGTTTGGATACTGCTCTCAATTCCAGAGCATTTAAAAAACTACCAAATTTCCCACGGTAAGGTGGAATGTTCAGTCAATGAGCATTATGGGTCATGTAGTCATTCTACACTTTCCAAATTGGCCTACAAAATGCCTACATCATAATCAGTGTGTCATTGTTGTTCCTCTTGGTTATGAAGATTCCAAAAACAAAAAGAAACTGGAAAATAAACCATAAATACAATACACAGCAAAATATgaagtggttaaggttaggaaaagagtTAGGATTAGTGAAAGTGCTATCTTAACCTGCTACGACAATCCCTTTCTGTAGAAGTGGCGTGAAAAGAGTGTCCCTTCTTTAATTTATGACCACAATTAATGGGTGTGTGGGGTGAGTGTCTGCTTTTGAGCCTTCCCTTACCTGAGCAGgttggagaagggggaggagctCCAGAGTTGTTCCTGGTGCAGGATTTCCTTTGAGAAGGAAGGCAGGACCAGGAGGCACTGCAGGGTGGCGTTAAGGAAGCAAGTGTTGCCAATGTTAGGCAACCTGTGAAGAAGAAGCAGCCATCAGTACACACATAGAGATTAATCATAACCTTCATATCTCTATAAAGTGATGATAATGGCAGGGGATAAGGGATACATTATATTTAACACAAAGAAGTGGATGTCCTTTAGACCAAGATTGACATAATTCATGGGTTTATAAATATCTAATAAAACGGACATGCTCGATAGTAAGCCCTATCCCCATAGTATATCAGACACTGATCTCTAAACAATAAATCACTTATATTCAATGCATTTgcagtgtgttgtggtttacCCAAGAAGTTCCATGTTGACCAGTGCCACCTGTTCTCCTCTGGCCCCCTGGGTCTCTTCTGACCCTCTGGTGGCTGAGCTGGTCCTGGGAAGAGTCATGCTTCTGGTGGCTGAGCTGGCCCTGGGAAGAGTCATGCTTCTGGTGGCTGAGACTGGTCTCTGGGGCCTTGGACTGGAGTGGTCCTGAAGAGACagaggtctggaaggagagaaaCAGGTCTTACGCCTCCAACACAGAGATATTATCACTCTACACAGTCTCTCTATtaaatactgtactgtactataaacACAGCTGAGTAGTTATGCATGTACTGCTGTCCATATAAATGCAGTGTACCAAGTAGACCAGGCCAATAGGTTAGTACTCTCTTTATCCACTAGATGTAGACAGAAGAGGCTAAAACTACAGTTTGAGGAAAATAACTTTCTGGGACTGTGTTtatcaagtgtctcagagtaggagtctGATCTAGGACCAGTTTTGCATTTTAGATAGATCAATGAATCAGATtattatggacagagaggacctgatcctagatcagcactcatacTGTTGATTAACACTGGCCCTGGTCTGGTAGCACTAAACCCAACTCTCCAAAGAGACTCTAGGATGGCACTGTACTTTATGTTTGGATTACCTGACTGTTGTGCCctcctgactggtgtctccatgacGATCCAGAGGGTTGGTAGGAGAGGGAGAACTAGGGTGGGACACCACTGGAGAGGATTTCACTGGGGAAGGGTTTTTGGCAGGTGACCGGGGTACAGAGGGTTGTTTAGCAGGAGAGCAAGGCTGAGAGGAACATTtaacaggagagggaggtggatggagggaggagagttgGTCAGAGGGTGAGGGGTCAGAGGTAGCGGAGCCATTCCGTTCAGAACGGTCAGATGGAattggagagggggatgaagtgcccctctccttcttctttcTTGTCTTCTGCTCCACATCAACTGAATTTGCTTTCTGACGTTTTTTCTGTTGACAAGAAAATGTGATAGTGCTAAATACTCCCCCCAGATCCCCAGCCAATGGAAGAGGGGGGTCATGAGAGTAGGAAGAGGTTGGCCTAAATGGAGAATCATAGGTATCTATCCTAAACCTCAAATAACACAGTATAGACAGGTTACATTGAGTGACATTTGCAATAGCCGAACTTCATGTACATTTCATGTACACTTTTTACGTATTCGTCAATCAGAATGTCATTTTACTTTTATTCTTCCCACTAGGTTTAAGAGACAAATACTACTCCAGAATTATAGTAGTTGTTAATTGATTAAATGACCTGATTTCATACCTTTTTGCACCAGCAGAAACAAGCCATGTCGATAACCAATGAAGACTGATACATTTCCTCATTAACCCATTGTTCAAATTGGCTTTAAGACCATTGTGATGTCATCGGTCATGTATGACACAACTTGCGGgctgccgcagaattctatggcacattATTTATGATTTAAGTGTCAGACATTGTTGCCATTAACGCGCGTTAGAGCTCGTTTGACCACCAGAGAGCATCTTTGAGAAACATTTAACCGTTTTTAATATGAAACTAATCGTTGGATAACAGATCTGCTCTCGGAACTCATTTACACACGTTACTGTGTGTTTTCGATTTCtctcgcacaaacacacacacacacgctcaccctctataaccactcttTATATTTACAGTGGTGATGGAACAGCTGGAGGCATTTCGTTGTGAATTCTGAAAACAAGCCAACCTAACTCAGAAATACACTTTCACTGGTTGCCATGGTGAATAATCCAATAATAATTGGTTGGACACATGAAAGGAAACAGAGTTTACCGGAAACTCAAAATGAAAATACTTGCAGATCAATTCAGATCAACAATTTTCAATAGTAGATctaattacatttagaggattctaaattaatatctaatgggCTTTTATACAATGATAATGCAGGGATAAAAATACACTTGCTAGTTTTCTAATAAATTCATATATCTGTAGGGGTTGGGCAAATCTGGTTTTAGAGTACTTAAGCATTGAATACATTGAAGTTTTCCCATTTTGACCTTTAGGCTACACTTTACAACAGGACTCATCTCTGACTGCCTGCAACATCTACAGTGGtacaatattttatttatttttttatttcacatttttTATGGTTAAatgtagttgagaacaagttgcaTTAACTTTACCTGGCCAGATAAAGATAGCAGTGctgaaaacaacacagagttacacatggaactaaacaattagcaagtcaataacacagtagaaaaaaatgggcaatatacaatgtgtgcaaaaggcatgaggaggtgggCGGTAACCACTTTTAGATTAACACTgggtgataaattatcagatgggcATTACAGGTCTATTGTGAATCCAAaacagcagaaaagtaaataaataaaaacagtataaaaacagtatgggaatggtAGGTgaaaaaagggtgagctatttacctcaGACTATGAAAAGCTGCAGATCAATTAGCTGCTCAATTTTCAGCTGATCTTTGAAGttagagggagataaaagtctccaactggGCTTTtatacaattcgttccagtcacaatAAGCAGATACTTTCTGGTTTGGCTTTAAATgaatcagtgagatacacctgttgCTATTTgccatgaccagtgaactgagataaggcggagctttacctagcatggacttataTTTTTGaattactttaaaaaaatgtatatgtaTATTAAGTTGTCTTGCTTTTCTCAGAGCAGCAcaaaacggtgctgaaatagttgaccataCGCAGGTAGGCTTTTACTTCAAATCCTATTGGAACAATTGGATGACATTGGGAGTTCCAGTAGGCAACTATTTGTTGCCttcattagcctactttattctTAAAATAACTCCAGCCCATAAAATAGAAAGGAGCCTTAATTAATTAACAATAAAGTGATTTAATTCACAAATGCATTTGAATGTACTTAATATTGGCCATCAACCAGAAACACACCGTGGTAGAAACATGTTGttgatttatttatatttttttactatttcaaAATGCACACGTTTAATAAGCTACTGTGCAGTCTGACAagtaaacatagcccacagtacatagtaaacatatcccacagtacatagtaaacatatcccacagtacatagtaaacatagcccacagtacatagtaaacatagcccacagtacatagtaaacatagcccacagtacatagtaaacatagcccacagtacatagtaaacatagcccacagtacatagtaaacatagcccacagtacatagtaaacatagcccacagtacatagtaaacatagcccacagtacatagtaaacatagcccacagtacatagtaaacatagcccacagtacatagtaaacatagcccacagtacatagtaaacatagcccacagtacatagtaaacatagcccacagtacatagtaaacatatcccacagtacatagtaaacatatcccacagtacatagtaaacatatcccacagtacatagtaaacatagcccacagtacatagtaaacatagcccacagtacatagtaaacatagcccacagtacatagtaaacatagcccacagtacatagtaaacatagcccacagtacatcgtaaacatatcccacagtacatagtaaacatatcccacagtacatagtaaacatatcccacagtacatagtaaacatatcccacagtacatagtaaacatagcccacagtacatagtaaacatagcccacagtacatcgtaaacatatcccacagtacatagtaaacatatcccacagtacatagtaaacatatcccacagtacatagtaaacatagctcgcagtacatagtaaacatggcccacagtacatagtaaacatagcccacagtacatagtaaacatagcccacagtacatagtaaacatatcCCACAGTACATCGTAAACATatcccacagtacatagtaaacatatcccacagtacatagtaaacatatcccacagtacatagtaaacatagcccgcagtacatagtaaacatagcccacagtacataATAAACCtagcccacagtacatagtaaacctAGCCCACAGTACATCGTAAACATatcccacagtacatagtaaacatatcccacagtacatagtaaacatagcccacagtacatcgtaaacatagcccacagtacatagtaaacctagcccacagtacatagtaaacatagcaCACAGTACATCGTAAACATatcccacagtacatagtaaacatatcccacagtacatagtaaacatatcccacagtacatagtaaacatatcccacagtacatag is a window encoding:
- the LOC127907994 gene encoding ubiquitin carboxyl-terminal hydrolase 37-like isoform X7, which encodes MYQSSLVIDMACFCWCKKKKRQKANSVDVEQKTRKKKERGTSSPSPIPSDRSERNGSATSDPSPSDQLSSLHPPPSPVKCSSQPCSPAKQPSVPRSPAKNPSPVKSSPVVSHPSSPSPTNPLDRHGDTSQEGTTVRPLSLQDHSSPMPQRPVSATRSMTLPRTSSATRGMTLPRASSATRSMTLPRTSSATRGSEETQGARGEQVALVNMELLGLPNIGNTCFLNATLQCLLVLPSFSKEILHQEQLWSSSPFSNLLRSLSDVHRSGLPDSVANQASKADLMWKVKYSLSGYDLKYLGDTQQDAHELLVNMLCQLKEEGMILKTLGMNYTCPVSQLEFQLVSVRTCTSCGRESSTREDYNHLSLDFSPERTLLNSLALTFKSEQVEFTCEGCKGLHASKVEQFHTLPLVLVLHLKRFGGPGGLEKLEAPLLFPSELRLSTLCGDMVPHLHSASPQALTNQAPSIQGSIPQTLASQVSSPPGVAKDSALCCSYSKEQELGKVLLTASVVRRERESEASEK
- the LOC127907994 gene encoding ubiquitin carboxyl-terminal hydrolase 37-like isoform X8; translated protein: MYQSSLVIDMACFCWCKKKKRQKANSVDVEQKTRKKKERGTSSPSPIPSDRSERNGSATSDPSPSDQLSSLHPPPSPVKCSSQPCSPAKQPSVPRSPAKNPSPVKSSPVVSHPSSPSPTNPLDRHGDTSQEGTTVRPLSLQDHSSPRPQRPVSATRSMTLPRASSATRSMTLPRTSSATRGSEETQGARGEQVALVNMELLGLPNIGNTCFLNATLQCLLVLPSFSKEILHQEQLWSSSPFSNLLRSLSDVHRSGLPDSVANQASKADLMWKVKYSLSGYDLKYLGDTQQDAHELLINMLCQLKEEGMILKTLGINYTCPVSQLEFQLVSVRTCTSCGRESSTREDYNHLSLDFSPERTLLNSLALTFKSEQVEFTCEGCKGLHASKVEQFHTLPLVLVLHLKRFGGPGGLEKLEAPLLFPSELRLSTLCGDMVPHLHSASPQALTNQAPSIQGSIPQTLTSQVSSPPGVAKDSALCCSEAEASTVSEWLLPADWRSLSFGRLRKLRAIEREAPAHRA